The DNA sequence TGGCCAATGACAACTTCGCGCCGGGCGAGCACCGCCTACGGTTCGACGGTTCCGATCTGCCGTCGGGAATCTACTTCGCACGGTTGCAGAGCGGAGAATTTGTGGCGACACAGAAGCTGCTGCTGCTGAAATAAGCTCAGGCTTTCGGTTGTTCAGGGGTATCATTTAAGAGGAGGGTACACGTATGATCGCCCGTTCAAGGTTGAAGCTCGCGATGGTTGCACTTCTTATGGGTGGATTGTGCCTGTGCACCATCGGCTACGCTGAGATCACGTCAGTTCAAATCAGTCCGGCCCAGCCCACCGATCAAGACACGATTACTTTTTCGGTGGCAGGCTTGTTTCTCGACGGCTGTTGGAACCTGCGAGATTTCAATTTCAATCAGATGTCTTCCACACAGTTTTCCGCCGATGTGTTTGCGTACGACGTCTGGCAACCCGGACAATATTGTCCTCTATTTATTGTGGACTATGTGTATTCTGCAACGTTTGGCCCGCTGGATCCGGGCACATATTCTATTTTCGTCACCGAACATCACCAGTCCCTTCGCGAGCCGGAGCCCAATTTTGCTTCGCTGATGTTTGAGGTCATGGATTTCTTGCCGCCGGCCGGGATCAGTGTGATTCCGGAGTCTTTGGCCTTTGGGAATGTTTATGTAGCTCACGATTCGGTACTGATGCTGACAATTCAGAACATCGGAGGTGCTCCGTTAGCGGTTACGGCGATGACCGCTCCGACCGGTTTTACGGCCAGGTTTGGTTTACCATTGACGATTGCGCCCGACAGCAGCGTAACCGGCAGCGTGCAATTCCGCCCAACGACCGCGCAGCCCTACAGCGGCAACCTCGTGATTATCAGCAACGCATCCACCAGTCCCACCCACGTACCGCTCTCCGGTATCGGGATTCAGGAATCATCTGCGGATAACGTGTCGGTGGTGATTCCGGGGGATTTTTATCTTGTACAGAACTATCCGAATCCCTTCAATCCCACTACCACGATCTCGTTCTCGCTGCCCCATCAATCCCGCGCTTACTTGTCGGTATTCGATGCCCTCGGCCGTGAAGTCCGCGTGCTGGCCGACGAGAATTTCGCGCCGGGCGAGCACCACCTGCTGTTCGACGGTTCCGATCTGCCGTCGGGGATCTACTTCGCACAGCTACAGAGCGGAGAATTCGTCGCGACGCAAAAGCTGCTGCTGTTGAAATAGGATGTAATATGCGCACATCCGTGCGGCGCTACGGCAAGGGCAGGGTTATCCGTGCCCTTTCTTCTTGGGAGAACCACAGCGTTATGTTCCATCGTTCGATTGAACGCGCGGTTTGCCTATGGTACAATCCATCCTTATATTAATAGACTATATCGGGAATCGCCGGGAGCGGCAAAGACCCACCGCGAACCCTA is a window from the bacterium genome containing:
- a CDS encoding choice-of-anchor D domain-containing protein yields the protein MIARSRLKLAMVALLMGGLCLCTIGYAEITSVQISPAQPTDQDTITFSVAGLFLDGCWNLRDFNFNQMSSTQFSADVFAYDVWQPGQYCPLFIVDYVYSATFGPLDPGTYSIFVTEHHQSLREPEPNFASLMFEVMDFLPPAGISVIPESLAFGNVYVAHDSVLMLTIQNIGGAPLAVTAMTAPTGFTARFGLPLTIAPDSSVTGSVQFRPTTAQPYSGNLVIISNASTSPTHVPLSGIGIQESSADNVSVVIPGDFYLVQNYPNPFNPTTTISFSLPHQSRAYLSVFDALGREVRVLADENFAPGEHHLLFDGSDLPSGIYFAQLQSGEFVATQKLLLLK
- a CDS encoding T9SS type A sorting domain-containing protein → MIATPNPFNPYTTISFALPHPAHARLTVYDVLGREVRVLANDNFAPGEHRLRFDGSDLPSGIYFARLQSGEFVATQKLLLLK